CAGTCGACTCACGCCTCTGTTGCCCTTTCCGTCGCGCCAACCCACGCCGACCATCTATCGAGGCGGTTCCGCTGGAGATTCATCCGCTTATGACTACGGCGATCCGATTGTCAGGCTGATGCCGACGGCGAATGGCACCAATGCCCTTGAGGTGGCCTTCAACACCCGGGCTGGCCAGAGCTACAACATCGTGACGCTTCAGAGCCAGATGGAAGATGGACAGCTGGTCTTCAGCAGGGATGACGTTCTGGCATCGAACATCATCGGCACCAACGGACCCACTTATCACTACATCACTGGCCTCTCGAGTGGCCTGGAGCTCTCGGACTTGGCGGTGGAATGGATTGGTGGATTTGTGCCTCTTGGTTTATGGGGATGAACGGAGCAGAGCAGCTCACAGCCTTTCTGACCAGAGTGCGCTCGGATGCCGAGCTGCAACAGAAACTGGCGGCATTTCATGTGGAGCTTTGGGGAGACGCCCATCTTCCACTGGATATTGATCTTGATGCCGTGATCGCTTTGGCCTCAGAGATCGGCTTTCACTTTGATCGTGCTGATGTGGTGACCAGTCAGTGCAGGCACCTAGAGCGTTTTGCTTCCTTTGAGATGGATAACGCCGTCGTGGCCAGGCGCTACTTGGCCAGGATCCAGTTGCAGGTTGATCGGGGTGGAGAACCAGAAGCACCAATGAATTACTACCGGGCTTAGATTCTCCTGCTTCTCAAGTCGCTGAAAACTTGTGGTAATGAAGTGTTTGCTTTGAGGATTCCGCAGATAGTTTTTATTTTGTCGATGAGCTCAATACATACTTTTTGTCGATATATAGGTAATCTCCTGTTGTTTTGCCTGCAAGGGATTGCATCCAATTGGATTGTAAACCCAATGCAACGGTGTTGACTTTCAGTGAGATCTCCCTGTTGTTATTGAGACCTGCATAATGACCTGAGGTTGACGAATGATCAGCTGTAGTCCACCGACCGCGATTTCGATCATAGTTTGGTTCGCCGTCGGAAAGGAAGTAAAGCGTGTCGGTGTTGTTGTCGGCGAAGGCTTCATTCAGGCCCTCCCAAGGATCTGTT
Above is a window of Synechococcus sp. BIOS-U3-1 DNA encoding:
- a CDS encoding Nif11-like leader peptide family natural product precursor; translation: MNGAEQLTAFLTRVRSDAELQQKLAAFHVELWGDAHLPLDIDLDAVIALASEIGFHFDRADVVTSQCRHLERFASFEMDNAVVARRYLARIQLQVDRGGEPEAPMNYYRA